The following proteins are co-located in the Candidatus Zixiibacteriota bacterium genome:
- the trpS gene encoding tryptophan--tRNA ligase, with product MSAKEVILSGMQPSGELHIGNLEGALRNWVRLQDQYEMYSCIVDWHALTGDYEHTELLKERVFQLAVDYMAAGLDPEKVAIFIQSDVKEHAELHLLFSMIITVPTLTRLPTYLEKKEDKGLDSYGFLGYPVLQAADICVYNADKVPVGKDQEKHIWLAADLAKRFNTLYGPTLKEPQALFTKIPTIPGLDGRKMSKSLDNHIAITHTEEETAARLKKMFTDPQKIRKGDPGRPEICPVYMLHQVYTPEAEKIIAPPCRSGELGCVDCKKMVAKNLNEALRPIREKRVVLENNKDYIWDVLKNGALRARARAQAVMEKVRAAMKMDYYG from the coding sequence TTGAGCGCAAAAGAAGTAATCCTCTCCGGCATGCAGCCGTCGGGGGAACTGCATATCGGCAATCTGGAGGGAGCCCTGCGCAATTGGGTGCGGCTTCAGGACCAGTACGAAATGTACAGTTGCATTGTTGACTGGCATGCCTTAACCGGCGACTACGAGCATACCGAACTTTTGAAGGAGAGGGTGTTTCAACTGGCGGTCGATTATATGGCGGCGGGCCTCGACCCGGAGAAGGTGGCGATTTTTATCCAGTCGGATGTTAAAGAGCATGCCGAGCTGCATCTTCTTTTCTCAATGATAATCACGGTGCCGACCCTGACAAGACTCCCGACCTATCTGGAAAAAAAGGAAGATAAAGGGCTGGACAGTTACGGCTTTCTGGGGTACCCGGTGTTGCAAGCGGCCGATATCTGTGTTTATAACGCCGATAAGGTGCCGGTCGGAAAGGACCAGGAAAAACATATCTGGCTGGCGGCCGACCTGGCGAAACGGTTCAATACACTTTACGGTCCGACGCTGAAAGAGCCGCAGGCACTTTTTACCAAGATACCGACCATACCGGGGCTGGATGGGCGGAAGATGTCGAAGTCGCTGGATAATCATATCGCGATTACACATACCGAGGAAGAGACAGCCGCGCGATTGAAGAAGATGTTCACCGACCCGCAGAAGATTCGCAAGGGGGACCCGGGGCGTCCGGAGATCTGCCCGGTCTATATGCTTCATCAGGTGTACACGCCGGAGGCGGAAAAGATAATCGCTCCCCCCTGCCGCAGCGGTGAGCTGGGGTGTGTCGATTGCAAGAAGATGGTAGCCAAGAATCTCAATGAGGCGCTGCGGCCTATTCGTGAAAAAAGAGTTGTTCTGGAGAATAATAAAGATTATATCTGGGATGTTTTGAAAAATGGCGCTTTGCGGGCGCGCGCGCGGGCGCAGGCGGTGATGGAGAAAGTGCGCGCCGCGATGAAGATGGACTATTATGGATGA
- a CDS encoding segregation/condensation protein A, whose amino-acid sequence MDDEGETWLVSRKVPRTRASAGSLVIVPDFSGDVAHGPEVLTRNIEGLRVLDREKITNGLQPMNGQKENYTVNLEVFQGPLDLLLYLIRKEEVDIYDIPIARVAEQYMQYLEMMKILNLELAGEYILMAATLIRIKARLLLPRDELDPEEPDPREELVAALLEYKKYKEAGEILREKRLAEEQLFVPPALGGNGDKEVIVLSETTTLFDLLTAFKEVLSRVSNENLYTITPEEETIEQRITRILDILERKGSATFMELFSDSPRKLVAILTFLAILELVRIRRIAVRQSLPFSELRVYRGEQYENPEPALEFIKKFHYLK is encoded by the coding sequence ATGGATGATGAAGGCGAAACCTGGTTGGTTTCGCGCAAAGTGCCGCGGACGAGGGCGTCCGCAGGCAGCTTGGTAATAGTCCCTGATTTCAGCGGGGATGTCGCACATGGACCGGAGGTTTTGACGAGGAATATCGAGGGACTCCGGGTCCTCGACAGAGAGAAGATAACGAACGGATTGCAGCCAATGAACGGACAGAAAGAAAATTATACCGTCAATTTAGAGGTCTTCCAGGGACCGCTTGATTTGTTGTTGTACCTTATTCGGAAGGAAGAAGTCGATATTTACGACATTCCGATAGCGCGGGTGGCGGAGCAGTATATGCAGTACCTGGAGATGATGAAGATTCTCAATCTGGAGCTCGCCGGAGAGTATATTCTGATGGCGGCAACCTTGATAAGAATCAAGGCGCGGTTGCTTCTCCCCCGCGACGAACTTGACCCGGAGGAGCCGGACCCGCGGGAAGAACTGGTGGCGGCGCTTCTGGAGTACAAAAAATACAAAGAGGCGGGCGAGATTTTAAGAGAGAAACGTCTGGCGGAAGAACAGCTGTTTGTGCCGCCGGCGCTGGGGGGGAATGGCGACAAAGAAGTCATCGTGCTCTCGGAAACGACCACCCTGTTTGACCTGCTGACGGCGTTCAAAGAGGTTCTCTCGCGGGTAAGCAATGAGAATCTTTACACCATAACCCCGGAAGAAGAGACAATCGAGCAGCGAATCACCCGGATACTGGATATTCTGGAGCGAAAGGGTTCAGCCACGTTTATGGAGTTATTCTCCGATTCGCCGCGGAAACTGGTGGCGATACTGACGTTTCTGGCGATTCTGGAGCTGGTGCGAATCAGACGAATCGCGGTGCGGCAGTCGCTTCCTTTTTCCGAGCTGCGGGTTTACCGGGGAGAGCAGTATGAGAACCCGGAGCCGGCGCTGGAATTTATCAAGAAATTTCATTATTTGAAGTGA
- a CDS encoding HNH endonuclease produces MLNHNVLVLNQNYEPLSVCSARRAFVLLFMGKAEMIETYDGAKIHSVLRSYPLPSVVRLERFVKAPRKRILLTRKNVLIRDGYTCCYCGSTRGPMTVDHIVPKNLGGTDSWENLVCACDRCNNKKKNQTPAGAGMRLLRKPTRPNHITYIQRFIGITDTRWRPYLFME; encoded by the coding sequence ATGCTGAATCACAACGTCCTGGTCTTGAACCAAAACTATGAGCCGCTTTCGGTTTGCTCGGCGCGACGGGCTTTTGTGCTTCTCTTCATGGGGAAAGCCGAGATGATTGAAACCTATGACGGGGCGAAAATCCATTCGGTCTTGAGGTCGTATCCACTCCCCTCGGTGGTGCGGCTGGAGCGGTTTGTGAAAGCGCCGCGCAAAAGAATTTTGCTGACCCGCAAGAATGTGCTTATCCGTGACGGTTACACCTGCTGTTACTGCGGCTCCACGCGGGGTCCGATGACGGTGGACCATATTGTTCCGAAAAATCTGGGCGGGACCGACAGTTGGGAGAATCTGGTCTGCGCCTGTGACCGGTGCAATAACAAGAAGAAAAACCAGACGCCGGCGGGCGCGGGAATGCGACTTCTGCGCAAACCGACCCGTCCCAATCATATCACGTATATCCAGCGCTTTATCGGGATTACCGATACCCGCTGGAGACCATACCTCTTCATGGAGTAA